In Sphingomonas sp. Leaf357, a single genomic region encodes these proteins:
- the dnaE gene encoding DNA polymerase III subunit alpha: MPHSAFVPLRIFSSYTMLDGAIEPKAIAKRAQELGFPAAALTDRNGLYAAMAYSDGCKGAGVQPIIGTMLGLARPDMPEGMEAPLDWIALYAQDETGYDNLCALVSHAHLGRPVEQSPHVDFAMLAKHTDGLIALTAGREGGLTRLLADGQTDRAERYADRLEALFPNRLYIEVTRRLDEVEGKAEAPLLDLAYARGLPLVATNPCCFADEDFSEAHDAMLCIANSTYIASEDRPRSSPDAWMKPAKDMRALFADLPEAIANTLVVAQRCAVSAPYRKPILPSLAGDRDAESAALRADAHAGLTERLRKGLAPDTTEEDYRKRLDFELDVIVSMGFPGYFLIVADFIKWAKDHDIPVGPGRGSGAGSVVAWALTITDLDPMKLGLLFERFLNPERVSMPDFDIDFCETRREEVIRYVQRKYGSDHVAQIITFGRLKARAVLKDTGRVLQMSYGQIDRLAKLIPNHPTDPWTLDRTLNGVGEFHNEYKADSNVRHLIDLAMKLEGLPRHSSTHAAGVVIGDRPLAQLVPLYRDPRSDMPVTQFDMKYVEGAGLVKFDFLGLKTLSVLKKAIQLLARRGITLDLDSLEWTDEATFKLIQSGNTVGVFQIESEGMRRTLTAVRPTVFEDIIALNALYRPGPMDNIPMFGRRKNGDEPIEYPHPLLEGILKETYGIFVYQEQVMQAAQILAGYSLGGADLLRRAMGKKIKAEMDAQRQTFVEGCATAHGIGAAKANELFDLIDKFAGYGFNKSHSAAYALLTYQTAYLKAHHPHEFFAASMCYDLHLTDKLAIFADDMRRMGVACLPPCVNASEAEFGVEETEDGLVVRYALAALKGVGEGAMEKLVIERGQNGPFASIDDFAHRVDPRLLNKRQLEGLAGAGAFDGMNKNRAGIFAVAETLLATAARTQEAKISGQGGLFGEGQASEPAIKLPLAARWTLAQRMEQEKEAFGFYFSAHPVDRHAHLAKAHGVRRYAALAELQIPDDGSRAGATMAALVEDARWRTSARGKRYMMATLSDPSGQFVATCFDDNVAADLEEAARVGGCGIITVELDRRPGEDTPRVSIKRIQPFEQLAATARFNLVADVGSPAAIRQLGEILSEHRGARGEVWVNAALPDGGSARILLGRDFLLDGELAGRIELLDDIDRVELKTSETRLALVG; encoded by the coding sequence ATGCCGCATTCCGCCTTCGTGCCCCTCCGTATCTTCTCGTCCTACACGATGCTCGACGGCGCGATCGAGCCGAAGGCGATCGCGAAGCGCGCGCAGGAACTCGGCTTCCCCGCCGCCGCGCTGACCGATCGCAACGGGCTCTACGCCGCGATGGCCTATTCGGACGGGTGCAAGGGCGCGGGCGTGCAGCCGATCATCGGCACGATGCTCGGCCTGGCCCGGCCCGACATGCCCGAAGGGATGGAGGCCCCGCTCGACTGGATCGCGCTCTATGCGCAGGACGAGACGGGCTACGACAATCTCTGCGCGCTGGTCAGCCACGCGCATCTCGGCCGCCCGGTCGAACAATCGCCGCATGTCGATTTCGCGATGCTGGCGAAGCACACGGACGGGCTGATCGCGCTCACCGCCGGGCGCGAGGGCGGGCTGACGCGGCTGCTCGCCGACGGCCAGACCGACCGTGCCGAACGGTATGCCGACCGGCTCGAGGCGCTGTTCCCCAACCGCCTCTACATCGAAGTCACCCGCCGGCTGGACGAAGTGGAGGGCAAGGCGGAGGCGCCGCTGCTCGACCTGGCGTATGCGCGCGGCCTGCCGCTCGTCGCCACCAATCCCTGCTGCTTCGCCGACGAGGATTTCAGCGAGGCGCACGACGCCATGCTGTGCATCGCCAATTCCACCTATATCGCCAGCGAGGATCGCCCGCGTTCCTCGCCCGACGCGTGGATGAAGCCGGCCAAGGACATGCGCGCGCTGTTCGCCGATCTGCCCGAGGCGATCGCCAACACGCTCGTGGTCGCGCAACGCTGCGCCGTCTCCGCGCCGTACCGCAAGCCGATCCTGCCCAGTCTCGCCGGCGATCGGGATGCCGAGTCCGCCGCCTTGCGCGCCGACGCGCATGCCGGGCTGACGGAGCGATTGCGGAAGGGGCTCGCACCCGACACCACGGAAGAAGACTATCGCAAGCGGCTCGATTTCGAACTCGACGTCATCGTCTCGATGGGCTTTCCCGGCTACTTCCTGATCGTCGCCGATTTCATCAAATGGGCCAAGGATCACGATATCCCGGTCGGCCCGGGCCGCGGTTCGGGCGCGGGCTCGGTCGTCGCCTGGGCGCTGACGATCACCGATCTCGATCCGATGAAGCTCGGCCTGCTGTTCGAACGCTTCCTGAACCCGGAGCGCGTGTCGATGCCGGATTTCGACATCGACTTCTGCGAAACCCGGCGCGAGGAGGTGATCCGCTACGTCCAGCGCAAATACGGCTCGGATCACGTCGCGCAGATCATCACCTTCGGTCGCCTGAAGGCGCGCGCGGTGCTGAAGGACACCGGCCGCGTGCTGCAGATGAGCTATGGCCAGATCGATCGCCTCGCCAAGCTGATCCCGAACCACCCGACCGATCCCTGGACGCTGGATCGCACGCTGAACGGCGTCGGCGAGTTCCACAACGAATACAAGGCCGATAGCAACGTCCGGCACCTGATCGATCTGGCGATGAAGCTGGAGGGCCTCCCGCGCCATAGTTCGACGCATGCCGCCGGCGTGGTGATCGGCGATCGGCCGCTGGCGCAGCTCGTGCCGCTGTACCGCGATCCGCGCTCCGACATGCCGGTCACGCAGTTCGACATGAAATATGTCGAGGGCGCGGGCCTCGTGAAGTTCGACTTCCTCGGGCTGAAGACGCTGTCGGTCCTGAAGAAGGCGATTCAGCTGCTCGCCAGGCGCGGCATAACGCTCGATCTCGACAGCCTCGAATGGACCGACGAGGCGACATTCAAGCTGATCCAGAGCGGCAATACGGTCGGCGTGTTCCAGATCGAGTCCGAGGGCATGCGCCGTACGCTCACCGCCGTGCGGCCGACCGTGTTCGAGGACATCATCGCGCTCAACGCGCTGTATCGTCCGGGGCCGATGGACAATATCCCGATGTTCGGCCGCCGCAAGAACGGTGACGAGCCGATCGAATATCCGCACCCGCTGCTGGAAGGCATCCTGAAGGAGACCTACGGGATCTTCGTCTATCAGGAACAGGTGATGCAGGCCGCGCAGATCCTCGCCGGCTATTCGCTCGGCGGCGCCGATCTGCTGCGCCGCGCGATGGGCAAGAAGATCAAGGCCGAGATGGACGCCCAGCGCCAGACCTTCGTCGAGGGCTGCGCGACCGCGCACGGCATCGGCGCTGCCAAGGCCAACGAACTGTTCGACTTGATCGACAAGTTCGCCGGATACGGCTTCAACAAGAGCCACTCGGCGGCGTATGCGTTGCTGACGTATCAGACGGCGTATCTGAAGGCGCACCATCCGCACGAATTCTTCGCGGCCTCCATGTGCTACGATCTGCATCTGACGGATAAGCTGGCGATCTTCGCCGACGACATGCGCCGCATGGGCGTGGCGTGCCTGCCGCCGTGCGTGAACGCGAGCGAGGCGGAATTCGGTGTCGAGGAAACCGAAGACGGCCTGGTCGTCCGCTACGCGCTCGCCGCACTGAAGGGCGTGGGCGAGGGCGCGATGGAAAAGCTGGTGATCGAGCGCGGGCAGAATGGCCCGTTCGCCAGTATCGACGATTTCGCCCACCGCGTCGATCCGCGCCTGCTCAACAAACGCCAGCTGGAAGGGCTGGCCGGGGCCGGTGCGTTCGACGGCATGAACAAGAACCGCGCCGGCATCTTCGCCGTCGCCGAAACCCTGCTCGCCACCGCCGCGCGCACGCAGGAGGCGAAGATCAGCGGGCAGGGCGGTCTGTTCGGCGAGGGCCAGGCGTCCGAGCCGGCGATCAAGCTGCCGCTCGCCGCGCGCTGGACGCTGGCGCAGCGCATGGAGCAGGAAAAGGAGGCGTTCGGCTTCTATTTCTCCGCGCACCCGGTCGATCGCCACGCCCATCTCGCCAAGGCGCACGGCGTCCGCCGCTACGCCGCCTTGGCCGAACTCCAGATTCCCGACGACGGCAGCCGTGCCGGGGCGACGATGGCGGCGCTGGTGGAGGATGCACGCTGGCGCACCTCGGCGCGCGGCAAGCGCTATATGATGGCGACGCTGTCGGATCCGTCCGGCCAGTTCGTCGCGACCTGTTTCGATGACAATGTCGCCGCCGACCTTGAGGAAGCCGCAAGGGTCGGGGGCTGCGGCATCATCACGGTCGAACTCGATCGCCGGCCGGGCGAGGATACGCCGCGCGTCTCGATCAAGCGGATCCAGCCGTTCGAACAGCTCGCCGCCACCGCGCGGTTCAACCTGGTCGCCGATGTCGGCTCGCCCGCCGCGATCCGGCAATTGGGCGAGATTCTGTCCGAACATCGCGGCGCGCGGGGCGAAGTGTGGGTCAATGCCGCGCTTCCGGACGGCGGCTCAGCCCGAATCCTGCTGGGCCGCGATTTCCTGCTCGACGGGGAACTGGCGGGGCGGATCGAACTGCTCGACGACATCGACAGGGTGGAGTTGAAGACCTCGGAGACCCGGCTCGCATTGGTCGGCTGA
- a CDS encoding glutathione peroxidase — MTAITDLTVKAADGTPADLSTYAGKVLLVVNTASKCGFTPQYEGLEALHRDYAGKGFEVLGFPCNQFGAQEPGDAAEIANFCALTYDVTFPVFAKVDVNGANADPLFVELKKQAPGFLGTEGIKWNFTKFLVGKDGQVVERYAPTTKPEDIRKDIEKLL, encoded by the coding sequence ATGACCGCGATCACCGACCTGACCGTCAAGGCCGCCGACGGCACGCCCGCCGACCTCTCGACTTATGCCGGCAAGGTGCTGCTCGTCGTCAACACCGCCTCGAAATGCGGCTTCACCCCGCAATATGAGGGGCTGGAGGCGCTGCACCGCGATTACGCCGGCAAGGGGTTCGAGGTGCTGGGTTTCCCCTGCAATCAGTTCGGCGCGCAGGAACCGGGCGACGCGGCGGAGATCGCGAATTTCTGCGCGCTGACCTACGACGTGACCTTCCCGGTCTTCGCCAAGGTCGACGTCAACGGCGCGAACGCCGATCCGCTGTTCGTGGAACTCAAGAAGCAGGCACCCGGCTTCCTGGGCACCGAGGGGATCAAGTGGAACTTCACGAAGTTCCTCGTCGGCAAGGACGGGCAGGTGGTAGAACGCTACGCGCCGACGACCAAGCCCGAGGACATTCGCAAGGATATCGAAAAGCTTCTCTAG
- a CDS encoding ABC transporter ATP-binding protein, translating into MTDILHVTGLTRSFSQGGVTIDVLRGVDLTVGQGEIVALLGPSGSGKSTMLQAVGLLEGGFAGSIMIAGEEAAKLDAHGRTLVRRDQLGFVYQFHHLLPDFNATENVVLPQLVRGATRAVADERAVSLLTALGLGHRLTHRPSQLSGGEQQRVAVARALANRPALVLADEPTGNLDEATADVVLTEFLRLVRGEGSAALVATHNERLAAKMDRVVRLHEGRLA; encoded by the coding sequence ATGACTGACATCCTCCACGTCACCGGCCTGACGCGCAGCTTCTCGCAGGGCGGCGTCACGATCGACGTCCTGCGCGGCGTCGACCTGACCGTTGGCCAGGGCGAGATCGTCGCGTTGCTCGGGCCGTCCGGTTCGGGCAAGTCGACCATGCTGCAGGCGGTCGGCCTGCTCGAAGGCGGGTTCGCCGGGTCGATCATGATCGCGGGCGAGGAAGCGGCGAAGCTCGACGCGCACGGACGCACTCTGGTGCGGCGCGACCAGCTCGGGTTCGTCTATCAATTCCATCACCTCTTGCCCGACTTCAACGCGACCGAGAATGTCGTGCTGCCGCAACTCGTCCGTGGCGCCACCCGCGCCGTGGCCGACGAGCGCGCCGTCAGCCTGCTCACCGCGCTGGGCCTGGGCCACCGCCTGACGCACCGCCCGAGCCAGCTGTCGGGCGGCGAGCAACAGCGCGTCGCCGTCGCCCGCGCACTCGCCAATCGCCCGGCTCTGGTGCTGGCGGACGAACCGACCGGCAATCTCGACGAAGCCACCGCCGACGTCGTGCTGACCGAATTCCTCCGCCTCGTGCGCGGTGAAGGGTCGGCGGCGTTGGTCGCTACGCACAACGAGCGCCTCGCCGCCAAGATGGACCGCGTCGTGCGGCTGCACGAAGGCCGTCTGGCCTGA
- a CDS encoding lipoprotein-releasing ABC transporter permease subunit, with protein MILSRYERMIARRYLLPGKGEAFIFLVASISLVAVMLGVAALVIVMSVMNGFRAELFDKIVGLNGHAVVQGIGGQLPDWRDIVKTARATPGVTSATPLIEQPLMTSYNGRVEAVLVRGMRVADIRANKTINGKVVLGSLNVLTAGSNKIAIGSRLADALGATVGSEISLISPQGQTTPFGTVPRIVSYTVGAIFEIGVYDYDKAYIIMPMEDAQTLLLMGDSVGMVEVQTEDADRVGAILAPLQEKVGRRAVIADWRQMNAQLFEALAVERVAMFTVLSIIILVAVFNILSSLIMLVRAKTRDIAILRTMGATRGGLMRIFMVVGTTIGALGVLAGLLLGFIFLFYRQGVVNFVQFVTGQNLWDPSIRYLTELPSKTDPVEIVVIALMALVFSFLATLYPAYKAASTDPVQVLRYE; from the coding sequence ATGATCCTCTCCCGTTACGAACGCATGATCGCCCGGCGCTATCTGCTGCCCGGCAAGGGCGAGGCGTTCATCTTCCTCGTCGCCTCGATCAGCCTGGTCGCCGTGATGCTCGGGGTCGCCGCTCTGGTGATCGTCATGAGCGTGATGAACGGCTTTCGCGCGGAACTGTTCGACAAGATCGTCGGGCTGAATGGCCATGCCGTGGTGCAGGGAATCGGCGGGCAACTGCCCGACTGGCGCGATATCGTGAAGACGGCGCGCGCCACTCCGGGGGTCACCTCCGCCACGCCGCTGATCGAGCAGCCGCTGATGACGAGCTATAACGGCCGGGTCGAGGCGGTGCTGGTGCGCGGCATGCGCGTGGCCGATATCCGTGCCAACAAGACGATCAACGGCAAGGTCGTGCTGGGCTCGCTCAACGTGCTGACTGCCGGCAGCAACAAGATCGCGATCGGTTCGCGGCTGGCCGATGCGCTGGGCGCGACGGTTGGCAGCGAGATCTCGCTGATCAGCCCGCAGGGGCAGACGACTCCGTTCGGCACCGTGCCGCGCATCGTGTCCTATACGGTCGGCGCGATCTTCGAGATCGGCGTGTACGATTACGACAAGGCGTACATCATCATGCCGATGGAGGACGCGCAGACCTTGCTGCTGATGGGCGACAGCGTTGGCATGGTCGAGGTGCAGACCGAGGATGCCGACCGCGTCGGCGCGATCCTGGCTCCCTTGCAGGAAAAGGTCGGTCGTCGCGCGGTGATCGCCGACTGGCGGCAGATGAATGCGCAATTGTTCGAGGCGCTGGCGGTGGAGCGCGTGGCTATGTTCACCGTGCTGTCGATCATCATCCTGGTCGCGGTGTTCAACATCCTCTCCTCGCTGATCATGCTGGTCCGCGCCAAGACCCGCGACATTGCGATCCTGCGCACGATGGGCGCGACGCGCGGCGGGCTGATGCGCATCTTCATGGTCGTCGGCACGACGATCGGCGCGCTGGGCGTGCTGGCCGGATTGCTGCTCGGCTTCATCTTCCTGTTCTACCGCCAGGGCGTGGTGAACTTCGTGCAGTTCGTGACGGGGCAGAATCTGTGGGATCCCTCGATCCGCTATCTGACGGAACTGCCGTCCAAGACCGATCCGGTCGAGATCGTGGTGATCGCGCTGATGGCCCTGGTATTCAGCTTTCTCGCGACGCTCTACCCCGCGTACAAGGCGGCGAGCACCGATCCGGTTCAGGTTTTGCGGTATGAATGA